From the Arthrobacter sp. PM3 genome, one window contains:
- a CDS encoding aromatic acid exporter family protein, giving the protein MSRSAGSAVAAAVLWPRLQLALKAAIAAGIAFAIAPYMPGSAAEYPYYAPLGALVAMYENVAGSMRQGLQTLVGLAIGVGLAFVLFSLGQPSPVTVAVVMGVGVILAGLPKIGSGRDWIPTAALLVLLVGGHNPDTFSFGYLFQMGVGVTVGIVVNLLVFPPLHFRAAALSIAELRQALAQQLWDMGKALKESWPPEHVDWSRRSEALAAHARSVRFAVEKADASRRANPRRHLHPRDMDRDYRNLRDLERLTFHVQDVTQVLSDVIWAEDAPFVVPDEYTEPLGDAVSAVGDVLRATEEDQPERQAELSAAADAAIDSLTARLASEPRPVGAASAVESILVSLHRMLRVVKHPA; this is encoded by the coding sequence TTGTCCCGCTCCGCGGGCAGCGCGGTCGCCGCGGCCGTGCTGTGGCCGCGGCTCCAACTGGCCCTGAAAGCGGCGATTGCGGCGGGCATTGCCTTCGCGATAGCGCCCTATATGCCCGGCTCCGCCGCTGAATACCCGTATTACGCTCCGCTTGGCGCCCTGGTGGCCATGTATGAGAACGTCGCCGGATCCATGCGGCAGGGCCTGCAGACGCTCGTGGGGCTCGCGATCGGGGTGGGGCTGGCGTTCGTGCTGTTCAGCCTGGGCCAGCCGTCCCCGGTGACAGTCGCGGTGGTCATGGGCGTGGGGGTCATCCTGGCCGGACTGCCGAAGATCGGTTCGGGCCGGGACTGGATCCCGACGGCGGCGCTCCTGGTCCTGCTGGTCGGCGGCCACAACCCGGACACGTTCTCGTTCGGCTACCTCTTCCAAATGGGGGTCGGCGTCACGGTGGGGATCGTCGTCAACCTTCTGGTGTTCCCGCCGCTGCACTTCCGGGCCGCGGCCCTGAGCATCGCCGAACTGCGCCAGGCCCTCGCCCAGCAGCTCTGGGACATGGGCAAGGCCCTCAAGGAGAGCTGGCCGCCGGAGCACGTCGATTGGTCCCGCCGCTCCGAGGCGCTGGCCGCGCACGCCCGCTCGGTGCGGTTCGCCGTCGAGAAGGCCGACGCAAGCCGGCGGGCCAATCCCCGGCGCCACCTGCACCCGCGCGACATGGACCGCGACTACCGGAACCTGCGGGACCTCGAGCGGCTTACGTTTCACGTCCAGGACGTCACCCAGGTCCTCTCGGACGTGATCTGGGCCGAGGACGCCCCCTTCGTGGTGCCCGACGAGTACACGGAGCCGCTCGGCGATGCCGTGTCCGCCGTCGGCGACGTGCTGCGGGCCACGGAAGAGGACCAGCCGGAACGCCAGGCCGAGCTTTCCGCAGCCGCCGACGCGGCGATCGACAGCCTCACCGCCAGGCTCGCCTCCGAACCGCGCCCCGTTGGTGCGGCCAGCGCGGTGGAATCCATCCTCGTGAGCCTGCACCGGATGCTGCGGGTGGTGAAGCACCCGGCCTGA
- a CDS encoding glutathione S-transferase family protein, which yields MSQTTHTDDPGFSTKGAYVTGGAEFTRDTNYIEDRITRDGAPGNNGEPGWPVEPGRYRLIAARACPWANRTVIVRRLLGLEDVISLGQPGPTHDSRSWTFDLDPDGVDPVLGIERIQDAYFRRFPDYPRGITVPAVVDVPTGQVVTNNFPQITLDFSTEWTGYHRPGAPELYPEHLRAEIDAVNKRVFTEVNNGVYRCGFAGSQESYDAAYDRLWTALDWLEERLSGQRYLVGETITEADVRLFTTLVRFDAVYHGHFKCNRNKLSEMPVLWAYARDLFQTPGFGDTIDFVQIKQHYYIVHEDINPTGIVPKGPELAGWLSTHGRESLGGRPFGDGTPPGPVRAGEEVTPGHGAA from the coding sequence ATGAGCCAGACAACCCACACCGACGATCCCGGATTCAGCACCAAAGGCGCCTACGTGACCGGTGGTGCGGAATTCACCCGGGACACCAATTACATTGAGGACCGGATCACCCGGGACGGCGCTCCCGGCAACAATGGCGAGCCCGGCTGGCCTGTGGAGCCTGGCCGTTACCGCCTCATCGCGGCGCGCGCCTGCCCGTGGGCCAACCGCACCGTGATCGTGCGGCGGCTCCTGGGCTTGGAGGACGTCATCTCCCTCGGCCAGCCCGGACCCACCCACGACTCCCGATCCTGGACATTCGACCTCGACCCGGACGGCGTGGACCCCGTCCTCGGGATCGAGCGCATCCAGGACGCCTACTTCCGCCGCTTCCCCGACTACCCGCGCGGGATCACCGTTCCGGCGGTCGTGGACGTCCCCACCGGCCAGGTGGTGACCAACAACTTCCCCCAGATCACGCTGGACTTCTCCACGGAATGGACCGGCTACCACCGGCCCGGCGCTCCGGAGCTGTACCCGGAGCACCTCAGGGCGGAGATCGACGCAGTCAACAAGCGCGTCTTCACCGAAGTCAACAACGGCGTTTACCGCTGCGGTTTCGCCGGGTCCCAGGAGTCCTACGATGCCGCCTACGACCGGCTGTGGACGGCCCTGGACTGGCTGGAGGAACGCCTCTCCGGGCAGCGGTACCTGGTGGGCGAGACCATTACCGAGGCCGACGTCCGGCTCTTCACCACGCTGGTCCGCTTCGACGCCGTCTACCACGGCCACTTCAAATGCAACCGGAACAAGCTCAGCGAAATGCCCGTGCTCTGGGCCTACGCCCGTGACCTCTTCCAGACCCCGGGGTTCGGCGACACCATCGACTTCGTGCAGATCAAGCAGCACTATTACATCGTCCACGAGGACATCAATCCGACCGGGATCGTTCCGAAAGGACCGGAACTCGCCGGCTGGCTCTCAACGCACGGCCGCGAATCACTCGGCGGCCGGCCGTTCGGCGACGGCACCCCGCCGGGCCCGGTCCGCGCCGGTGAGGAGGTTACCCCGGGGCACGGGGCAGCCTGA
- a CDS encoding M50 family metallopeptidase, translating to MGLALTVLAADDLAGTWWQRVVGGFSHAPAPVVTGTELLLVVGVAVALCLPRASWRYFGLLATVTHELGHAFAAVTTGQRLGGIRLGLDHSGTTTTYSRSKASAAWSTFWGYPVPAVVGAVMVWCGFNGWGPAAMSVGTLVLLASLLFLRNGAGLLITAAAVLAAALLVLFVPPAFIGHVMIVLGLALLVAAVRDLGKLANVHLRHRDRLPTSDAYLLARATAVPAPLWIALFAAVVAGAWWFAWQPMAPVFAALF from the coding sequence ATGGGCCTCGCATTGACAGTCCTCGCGGCGGACGACCTCGCCGGCACGTGGTGGCAGCGGGTCGTGGGCGGCTTCAGCCACGCCCCTGCACCCGTGGTCACCGGTACCGAACTGCTGCTGGTGGTCGGCGTCGCTGTCGCGCTCTGCCTGCCGCGTGCCAGTTGGCGCTACTTCGGCCTGCTCGCCACCGTCACCCACGAACTGGGCCACGCCTTCGCGGCCGTCACCACGGGCCAGCGGCTCGGCGGCATCCGGCTGGGCCTGGACCACTCCGGCACCACCACGACCTACAGCAGGAGCAAGGCCTCCGCGGCCTGGTCCACGTTCTGGGGCTATCCCGTGCCCGCCGTCGTCGGCGCCGTGATGGTGTGGTGCGGTTTCAACGGCTGGGGCCCCGCGGCGATGTCCGTGGGCACGCTGGTGCTCCTGGCATCGTTGCTGTTCCTCCGCAACGGAGCGGGCCTGCTGATCACCGCTGCCGCCGTGCTGGCCGCGGCGCTCCTGGTGCTGTTTGTGCCGCCGGCATTCATCGGGCACGTCATGATCGTGCTGGGACTGGCGCTTCTGGTCGCCGCCGTCCGGGACCTGGGCAAACTGGCCAACGTCCACCTGCGGCACCGTGACCGGCTCCCGACGTCGGACGCGTACTTACTTGCCCGGGCCACGGCGGTGCCCGCCCCGCTGTGGATCGCGCTCTTCGCCGCGGTCGTGGCCGGTGCCTGGTGGTTTGCCTGGCAGCCGATGGCGCCGGTGTTCGCTGCCCTGTTCTGA
- a CDS encoding TraR/DksA C4-type zinc finger protein — translation MVDVERFRILLTQERDRKLALLPALRRDITSVNAARQDSNVDDEHDPEGATIAFELSQASALLEQSKAGLAQIEAALARIDAGSYGVCEVCGGPIAEGRLGARPWTPYCIRHSAGKA, via the coding sequence ATGGTTGACGTTGAACGGTTCCGGATCCTCCTCACTCAGGAGCGCGACCGGAAGCTCGCCCTGTTGCCCGCCCTCCGCCGGGACATCACCTCGGTCAATGCCGCCCGGCAGGATTCCAACGTCGACGACGAGCACGATCCGGAGGGCGCGACGATCGCCTTCGAGCTCTCCCAGGCCTCGGCCCTGCTCGAGCAGAGCAAGGCCGGGCTCGCGCAGATCGAGGCGGCCTTGGCCCGGATCGACGCCGGTAGCTACGGGGTGTGTGAAGTGTGCGGCGGCCCGATCGCCGAGGGCCGGCTCGGCGCCAGGCCGTGGACCCCCTACTGCATCCGGCACTCTGCCGGGAAGGCGTAG
- the malQ gene encoding 4-alpha-glucanotransferase encodes MADRTHPVNPVHFERPGHTDTADALLRELATAHRVGTTYWGWDGVEHPVAAETLRNVLTALGVPANGPAEQQRSLAELQLAAWRRILPPVVVLTEGRDTRIDVHVPHGSEVRVWIDAEDGTRHEAAQQENWDAPVYVDGVLTGRATFAVPGHLGLGWHTLVAEAGDALAQCPLIVTPAKLRTPARLAGRRTWGLTAQLYSVRSSRSWGLGDLADLADLAEVAGEQGAGFVLVNPLHAAEPVPPVEDSPYLPATRRFFNPLYLRVEDIPEYGYLDAAGRAKVSRLAEDMAAANTSGELLDRNASYAAKLAALELVFAVRRGPARNRQFADFCAGQGQGLEDFALWCALAEQLPASAPEWAGEAADPASPYCAAKRSQLADRVEFHRWLQWLCDQQLEAAQRAARQAGMEIGVVHDLAVGVKPGGADAWTLAGVLARGVTVGAPPDMFNQQGQNWSQPPWHPGRLAESGYAAYRDMLRTVLRHAGGIRVDHILGLFRLWWIPEGAGPGDGTYVYYDHEALIGILALEAERAGAIVIGEDLGVFEPWVRDYLAERGILGTSILWFEHDADGPIPPEHYRKQCLTSVNTHDLPPTAGYLAGEHVTLRESLGLLGRPVEEERAEAAAEQEAVLAQVRARGLLRDPDGADVRATVEALYAYTALAPSSLLGVALVDAVGESRTQNQPGTSTEYPNWRIPLAGPDGVVLIDDLPANERFLSLLGTVRGAFHPRP; translated from the coding sequence ATGGCGGACCGTACGCACCCCGTGAACCCTGTCCACTTCGAGCGTCCCGGACACACTGATACAGCCGACGCCCTCCTGCGCGAACTGGCCACGGCCCATAGGGTCGGCACCACGTATTGGGGCTGGGACGGCGTCGAGCACCCCGTTGCCGCCGAAACGCTAAGGAATGTCCTCACCGCCCTGGGGGTCCCGGCGAACGGGCCCGCGGAACAGCAACGATCGCTGGCGGAGCTCCAGCTGGCGGCCTGGCGGCGCATCCTTCCCCCGGTCGTGGTCCTGACAGAGGGCCGGGATACCCGCATCGACGTCCACGTGCCGCACGGAAGCGAGGTGCGCGTCTGGATCGACGCCGAGGACGGCACCCGGCACGAGGCCGCCCAGCAGGAGAACTGGGACGCACCGGTCTACGTCGACGGCGTCCTGACCGGCCGGGCGACCTTTGCCGTTCCCGGGCACCTGGGTCTGGGCTGGCACACCCTGGTAGCGGAGGCCGGGGACGCGCTGGCGCAGTGCCCGCTGATTGTCACACCCGCCAAGCTCCGGACCCCGGCCCGCCTCGCTGGGCGGCGCACCTGGGGCCTGACCGCCCAGCTCTATTCCGTGCGCTCCTCCCGGTCCTGGGGGCTCGGGGACCTCGCGGACCTCGCGGACCTCGCGGAGGTTGCCGGGGAGCAGGGGGCAGGCTTCGTGCTGGTCAATCCGCTGCACGCCGCCGAACCCGTGCCGCCGGTGGAAGACTCGCCGTACCTGCCCGCCACGCGGCGCTTCTTCAATCCCCTGTACCTGCGGGTCGAGGACATCCCGGAGTACGGGTACCTGGACGCCGCCGGCCGGGCCAAGGTCTCACGCCTGGCCGAGGACATGGCTGCGGCCAACACGTCGGGGGAGCTGCTGGACCGCAATGCAAGCTACGCGGCGAAGCTGGCCGCCCTGGAGCTGGTCTTTGCCGTCCGCCGCGGGCCGGCACGCAACCGGCAGTTCGCGGACTTCTGCGCCGGGCAGGGCCAGGGACTGGAGGACTTTGCGCTGTGGTGCGCACTCGCAGAGCAGCTGCCGGCGTCGGCTCCGGAGTGGGCCGGGGAGGCGGCTGATCCCGCATCGCCGTATTGTGCCGCAAAGCGCTCGCAGCTTGCGGACCGGGTCGAATTCCACCGCTGGCTCCAATGGCTCTGCGATCAGCAGCTCGAGGCGGCGCAGCGCGCGGCCCGCCAGGCGGGGATGGAGATCGGCGTCGTCCATGACCTCGCGGTGGGGGTCAAACCCGGCGGCGCCGACGCCTGGACCCTCGCCGGGGTGCTGGCCCGCGGCGTGACGGTGGGCGCACCGCCGGACATGTTCAACCAGCAGGGCCAGAACTGGTCCCAGCCGCCGTGGCACCCGGGACGGCTCGCCGAATCCGGCTACGCCGCCTACCGGGACATGCTCCGGACCGTGCTGCGGCACGCCGGCGGGATCCGCGTGGACCATATCCTCGGCCTGTTCCGGCTGTGGTGGATTCCGGAAGGCGCCGGCCCTGGCGACGGGACCTACGTCTACTACGATCACGAGGCCCTGATCGGCATCCTGGCGTTGGAAGCGGAACGGGCCGGGGCGATCGTCATCGGCGAAGACCTGGGCGTCTTCGAGCCCTGGGTCCGCGACTACCTCGCCGAACGCGGGATCCTCGGCACCTCGATTCTCTGGTTCGAACACGACGCGGACGGTCCGATCCCGCCGGAGCATTACCGCAAGCAGTGCCTGACCAGCGTCAACACCCATGATTTGCCCCCGACGGCGGGGTACCTTGCCGGCGAACACGTCACGTTGCGCGAATCCCTGGGGCTGTTGGGACGCCCCGTGGAGGAAGAACGCGCCGAGGCTGCGGCCGAGCAGGAGGCTGTGCTGGCGCAGGTCCGGGCGCGCGGGCTGCTGCGGGACCCGGACGGCGCCGACGTCAGGGCGACGGTGGAGGCACTCTACGCCTACACCGCGCTCGCGCCGTCGTCCCTTCTGGGCGTCGCACTCGTGGACGCCGTGGGGGAGTCAAGAACGCAGAACCAGCCGGGCACCAGCACGGAGTACCCGAACTGGCGCATTCCGCTGGCCGGGCCCGACGGCGTGGTCCTGATCGATGACCTGCCGGCCAATGAACGCTTCCTCTCGCTCCTGGGCACCGTCCGGGGTGCGTTTCATCCCCGGCCCTGA
- a CDS encoding CYTH and CHAD domain-containing protein: MAADAIEVEHKYSPAESAALPRLASLPGVARVGESAVDRLDAVYFDTDQMVLAAHRITLRRRTGGHDAGWHLKLPLEEARREVTEPLGGDAEAVPERLRQLVQVHARSRPLMPVARLTTLRTSIPLCAADGTVLATFSDDRVEAQTLLALGAPAEPERWREWEIELVEGTNELLAGADDLLAANGVPVAALPSKLARALGSNVPAVPPAVPGPSRHGPASEVLLAYVSEQVRALTAHDPGVRMDAPDAVHQLRVAARRLRSALASFRKLMDPEPPRLLRAELQWLAGAVGEARDTEVMRARLRDLVGSEPPELLLGPVAQQIEENLGASYHQARAAGLAALDSDRYFRLLDALDAFLDDPPLTEAAGRDARQTIGRLVCAERQRLKSAVRAAAAAKGTPPEDAALHEVRKGAKRLRYAAEAATPVFGKQATGLAQAAEGIQEILGDLQDSVVTRETLRRLAAQSAAGGGNSFSYGRLHALEQQRGEDARARFYLAWQKSRPEPLRWN, translated from the coding sequence ATGGCCGCCGACGCGATCGAGGTCGAACACAAGTACAGCCCGGCGGAATCCGCGGCCCTTCCGCGGCTGGCATCGCTTCCGGGGGTAGCCCGCGTGGGCGAGTCCGCCGTCGACCGGCTGGACGCCGTCTACTTCGATACCGACCAAATGGTGCTGGCAGCCCACCGGATCACGCTGCGCCGGCGCACCGGCGGCCACGATGCAGGGTGGCACCTGAAGCTCCCGCTCGAGGAGGCGCGGCGCGAGGTTACCGAGCCCCTTGGCGGGGATGCGGAGGCCGTACCGGAACGCCTGCGCCAACTGGTACAGGTCCATGCCCGGAGCCGCCCGCTCATGCCGGTCGCACGGCTCACCACCCTCAGGACCTCAATTCCTCTCTGCGCGGCGGACGGCACAGTCCTGGCGACATTCAGCGACGACCGTGTGGAGGCTCAAACGCTCCTGGCCCTCGGGGCGCCGGCGGAGCCTGAGCGGTGGCGGGAATGGGAGATTGAACTGGTCGAGGGCACCAACGAGCTGCTGGCCGGCGCGGATGACCTCCTCGCCGCGAACGGAGTCCCGGTTGCCGCCCTCCCGTCCAAGCTGGCCAGGGCGCTCGGATCGAATGTGCCTGCGGTTCCGCCGGCGGTTCCGGGCCCGAGCAGGCACGGGCCGGCGTCGGAAGTCCTGCTGGCCTACGTGAGCGAACAGGTCCGCGCCCTGACGGCACACGATCCAGGCGTCCGGATGGATGCGCCCGACGCAGTGCATCAGCTCCGGGTGGCCGCGCGCCGGCTGCGGTCCGCGCTGGCGTCGTTCCGGAAGCTCATGGACCCCGAGCCGCCCCGCCTCCTGCGGGCAGAACTCCAGTGGCTGGCCGGCGCCGTGGGTGAGGCGCGGGACACCGAAGTCATGCGCGCCAGGCTGCGGGACCTGGTCGGTTCTGAACCGCCGGAGCTGCTGCTCGGTCCGGTGGCGCAGCAGATCGAGGAGAACCTCGGCGCCAGCTACCACCAGGCCCGGGCAGCGGGGTTGGCTGCGCTGGACAGCGACCGATACTTCCGACTCCTCGATGCGCTCGACGCGTTCCTGGACGATCCGCCCCTCACGGAGGCCGCAGGCCGGGACGCGCGGCAAACAATTGGGCGGCTCGTCTGCGCTGAACGGCAACGGCTGAAGAGCGCCGTCCGCGCCGCGGCGGCGGCCAAAGGGACGCCGCCCGAGGACGCCGCCCTGCACGAGGTTCGAAAGGGCGCCAAGCGGCTGCGCTACGCCGCCGAAGCGGCGACCCCGGTTTTCGGCAAACAGGCCACCGGGCTCGCCCAGGCCGCGGAGGGCATCCAGGAGATCCTGGGGGACCTCCAGGACAGTGTGGTGACCAGGGAAACCCTTCGAAGGCTCGCGGCGCAGTCGGCGGCCGGCGGGGGCAACAGCTTCAGCTACGGGCGGCTGCACGCGTTGGAGCAGCAACGCGGCGAGGATGCCCGCGCCAGGTTCTATCTCGCGTGGCAAAAGTCCAGGCCGGAGCCCCTCCGCTGGAATTGA
- a CDS encoding AI-2E family transporter, translating into MAQPRTGMPAIWADGLGRAGIRSVQVLAVTALAYAILWAATRVLLVIIPVLIALILAAAISPLVRWLTGHAWPRALAVVASFVAILAVVGGFVTGIVFLVTNQWAELSARAATGVDQLHSFLNNGPIPVTDQQISAAIESARVFFTSSSFGAEALTGARTVGEIFTGAVLMVVTLFFFLKDGPEIRTFLIGFMPMDHRDRARLAADRSTSVLGGYVRGTALVAAIDGLTVGIVLAIMGVPLALPLGVFIFMGGFIPILGATVAGTLAIVVALISNGPVQALIVLALVIAVNQLEHHFLQPVLMGKVLSIHGLAILLVLAAGTILAGIVGALLAVPTTAVAWTVYKTWTGNEPGPDVDHVPEITTE; encoded by the coding sequence GTGGCCCAACCCCGCACCGGCATGCCGGCCATCTGGGCGGACGGGCTCGGCCGTGCCGGCATCCGTTCCGTCCAGGTCCTCGCGGTGACCGCTCTTGCCTATGCGATCCTTTGGGCGGCTACCCGGGTGCTGCTGGTCATCATCCCGGTACTGATCGCCCTCATCCTGGCCGCCGCCATCTCCCCGCTGGTCCGCTGGCTCACCGGGCACGCCTGGCCACGGGCCCTCGCCGTTGTAGCCTCGTTCGTGGCCATCCTCGCCGTCGTCGGCGGCTTCGTCACGGGCATCGTGTTCCTGGTCACCAATCAGTGGGCGGAGCTCTCGGCCCGCGCCGCCACCGGGGTTGACCAGCTGCACAGTTTCCTGAACAACGGACCAATCCCCGTTACCGACCAACAAATCTCGGCAGCCATCGAGTCCGCCCGGGTTTTCTTCACCTCGAGCTCCTTCGGGGCGGAGGCCCTCACCGGGGCCCGCACCGTGGGCGAAATATTCACCGGCGCGGTGCTCATGGTGGTCACCTTGTTCTTCTTCCTCAAGGACGGCCCGGAGATCCGGACCTTCCTGATCGGTTTCATGCCCATGGACCACCGTGACCGGGCCCGCCTGGCCGCAGACCGCAGCACCTCCGTCCTGGGCGGGTACGTCCGCGGCACCGCCCTCGTCGCCGCCATCGACGGCCTCACCGTCGGGATCGTCCTCGCCATCATGGGAGTGCCGCTGGCCCTGCCGCTGGGTGTCTTCATCTTCATGGGCGGATTCATCCCGATCCTCGGGGCCACCGTGGCAGGCACCCTGGCGATCGTCGTCGCGCTCATCTCCAACGGCCCCGTCCAGGCGCTGATCGTCCTCGCCCTCGTCATCGCAGTGAACCAGCTCGAGCACCACTTCCTGCAGCCGGTACTGATGGGCAAGGTCCTCAGCATCCACGGGCTCGCCATCCTGCTCGTCCTGGCCGCCGGGACCATCCTTGCCGGCATCGTCGGCGCCCTGCTGGCCGTGCCAACCACCGCCGTCGCCTGGACCGTCTACAAGACGTGGACCGGCAACGAGCCAGGGCCCGACGTCGATCATGTGCCTGAAATCACAACCGAATAG
- a CDS encoding M20/M25/M40 family metallo-hydrolase, which translates to MTDNRTETRPEDEVVRICQELIRIDTSNYGDGSGPGERAAAEYTAGLMAEVGLDAEIFEAAPGRASVVTRLAGEDPSASALVVHGHLDVVPALRDQWSVDPFGAELKDGLIWGRGAVDMKDMDAMILAVLRNFARTGRKPKRDIVFAFFADEEAGGTYGARYAVDKRPELFEGATEAISEVGGFSATIGGQRTYLLQTAEKGLSWLRLVAHGRAGHGSQINTDNAITRLAAAVGRIGAYNWPIELTPTTRQFLDGVTELTGVEFDPDDPDKLLKELGTVARFVGATLQNTTNPTLLKGGYKHNVIPESAEALVDCRTLPGQEQHVLEIVRELAGTGVDISYVHNDVSLEVPFAGNLVDSMIDALHAEDPGAKVLPYTLSGGTDNKSLSRLGITGYGFAPLMLPDELDFTGMFHGVDERVPADSLKFGARVLDTLLTNY; encoded by the coding sequence ATGACTGACAACCGGACTGAGACCAGGCCCGAGGACGAGGTCGTCAGGATCTGCCAGGAGCTGATCCGGATCGACACATCCAACTACGGCGACGGCTCCGGCCCCGGTGAGCGGGCGGCGGCCGAGTACACCGCGGGGCTCATGGCAGAAGTCGGGTTGGACGCCGAGATTTTCGAGGCGGCGCCGGGGCGGGCCAGTGTGGTCACCCGGCTGGCGGGGGAGGACCCTTCCGCCAGTGCCCTCGTGGTCCATGGACACCTGGACGTGGTCCCGGCCCTGCGCGACCAGTGGTCCGTGGATCCGTTCGGCGCCGAATTGAAGGACGGCCTGATCTGGGGCCGCGGAGCCGTGGACATGAAGGACATGGACGCCATGATCCTGGCCGTGCTGCGCAACTTCGCCCGCACGGGCCGCAAACCCAAGCGCGACATTGTCTTCGCCTTCTTCGCCGATGAGGAGGCCGGCGGCACCTACGGCGCCCGCTACGCCGTCGACAAGCGGCCCGAGCTTTTCGAAGGCGCCACGGAAGCGATCTCCGAGGTCGGCGGCTTCTCCGCAACTATCGGCGGCCAGCGCACCTACCTGCTCCAGACGGCCGAGAAGGGCCTCTCGTGGCTCCGCCTGGTGGCGCACGGCCGCGCCGGCCACGGGTCCCAAATCAACACCGACAACGCCATCACCAGGCTCGCCGCCGCCGTCGGACGGATCGGCGCCTACAACTGGCCGATCGAACTCACGCCCACCACCCGGCAGTTCCTTGACGGCGTGACCGAACTCACCGGCGTCGAGTTCGATCCTGACGACCCGGACAAGCTCCTCAAGGAACTCGGCACGGTGGCCCGGTTCGTCGGCGCCACCCTGCAGAACACCACGAACCCCACCCTGCTCAAGGGCGGCTACAAGCACAACGTCATCCCCGAGTCCGCTGAGGCCCTGGTTGACTGCCGGACCCTGCCCGGCCAGGAGCAGCACGTCCTGGAGATCGTCCGGGAACTGGCCGGCACGGGTGTGGACATCAGCTACGTGCACAACGACGTCTCCCTCGAAGTCCCCTTTGCCGGGAACCTCGTCGATTCGATGATCGATGCGCTGCACGCGGAGGACCCGGGCGCCAAGGTCCTGCCGTACACGCTCTCCGGCGGAACGGACAACAAGTCCCTGAGCCGGCTCGGCATCACCGGCTACGGCTTCGCCCCGCTGATGCTGCCGGACGAGCTCGACTTCACCGGCATGTTCCACGGCGTCGACGAGCGCGTCCCAGCCGATTCGCTCAAATTCGGTGCGCGGGTGCTCGACACCCTGCTCACCAACTACTGA
- a CDS encoding acyl-CoA dehydrogenase family protein has product MTDEEILPEPLLERIRGRAAGYDRDNAFFHEDLADLKAAGYLKIFVPEPDGGLGLGLAGAARLQRRLATAAPATALAVNMHLVWTGVAHVLAARGDSSLDFILKEAAQGEIFAFGNSEAGNDSVLFDSRTEAVPLPGGGYRFTGRKIFTSLSPAWTRLGIFGKDASARDGAGELVHGFITRDTPGYEILPDWDTLGMRASQSNTTVLDGAVVPADRIFRKLPVGPNPDPLIFAIFACFETLLAAVYTGLGERALTLGVEAVKRRTSLKNGGRSYAQDPDIRWKVAEAAMAMDALYPQLSGLAADVDDLTDHGSQWFPRLVGLKVRATETARTVVDLAIRVSGGSSYFRGSELERLYRDVLAGLFHPSDDESAHNTVANAWLGPLESA; this is encoded by the coding sequence GTGACGGACGAGGAGATCCTGCCGGAGCCGCTCCTGGAGCGGATCCGCGGCCGAGCAGCGGGCTATGACCGCGACAACGCCTTCTTCCATGAAGACCTCGCGGACCTGAAAGCAGCCGGCTACCTGAAAATCTTTGTCCCGGAACCCGACGGCGGCCTGGGACTCGGGCTTGCCGGCGCGGCCCGGCTCCAGCGGCGGTTGGCGACGGCGGCGCCGGCTACCGCGCTGGCGGTCAACATGCACCTGGTGTGGACCGGCGTCGCACACGTGCTTGCCGCCCGGGGCGATTCGTCGCTGGATTTCATCCTCAAGGAGGCCGCACAGGGGGAGATCTTCGCGTTCGGGAACTCCGAGGCCGGGAACGACTCCGTGCTGTTCGATTCCCGGACCGAGGCGGTCCCGCTGCCCGGCGGCGGCTACCGCTTCACCGGCCGCAAAATCTTCACCAGCCTCTCGCCCGCGTGGACCCGGCTGGGGATCTTCGGGAAGGACGCCTCCGCCCGGGACGGCGCGGGGGAACTGGTCCACGGGTTCATCACACGGGACACGCCGGGGTACGAGATCCTGCCCGACTGGGACACGCTCGGGATGCGGGCCAGCCAGTCCAACACGACCGTCCTGGACGGCGCCGTCGTTCCGGCCGACCGGATTTTCCGGAAACTCCCGGTAGGCCCGAACCCGGACCCGCTGATCTTCGCGATCTTCGCCTGTTTCGAGACGCTGCTCGCGGCGGTCTACACCGGACTCGGCGAACGGGCCCTGACCCTCGGAGTGGAAGCCGTCAAGAGGCGGACCTCGTTGAAGAACGGCGGCCGCAGCTACGCGCAGGACCCGGACATCCGCTGGAAGGTCGCCGAAGCGGCGATGGCCATGGACGCACTCTACCCGCAGCTGTCCGGGCTGGCGGCCGACGTCGACGACCTCACGGACCACGGCAGCCAGTGGTTCCCCCGGCTCGTGGGCCTCAAGGTCCGGGCCACCGAAACAGCCCGCACCGTGGTGGATCTCGCCATCCGGGTCTCCGGCGGCTCCAGCTACTTCCGCGGCTCGGAGCTGGAGCGGCTCTACCGGGACGTACTGGCCGGCCTGTTCCACCCCTCGGATGACGAGTCGGCGCACAACACCGTCGCGAACGCCTGGCTGGGTCCGCTGGAGTCCGCGTAG